One genomic segment of Rhodothermales bacterium includes these proteins:
- the pyrF gene encoding orotidine-5'-phosphate decarboxylase: MTFTDKLRAAQAATRSRVCVGLDPDPARLPRSLRDLPPADAVLAFNRAIIDATADIACAFKPNLAFYEALGADGWHVFAETVAMIPDGRLVIADAKRGDIGNTARMYARAFFEGVDADAVTVSPYMGSDAITPFLETEGRCAFVLVATSNPSGPELQALVADGEPVYRRTARLAVEAAAERPGEAGFVVGATRPELLAEIRAAHPDVPFLVPGVGAQGGDAAAVVAAAGSGPLLVNSSRGILYASDGDDFAAAARRATESLREALGDPNR; the protein is encoded by the coding sequence TTGACGTTCACCGACAAACTCCGCGCAGCCCAGGCCGCCACCCGCTCCCGCGTGTGCGTTGGCCTCGACCCCGATCCGGCGCGGCTGCCGCGCTCGCTCCGCGATCTGCCCCCCGCCGACGCCGTCCTCGCTTTCAACCGCGCCATCATCGACGCGACGGCCGACATCGCCTGCGCGTTCAAGCCGAACCTCGCGTTCTACGAGGCCCTCGGCGCGGACGGTTGGCACGTGTTCGCCGAGACCGTCGCCATGATACCGGACGGCCGCCTCGTCATCGCCGACGCCAAGAGGGGCGACATCGGCAACACGGCGCGGATGTATGCCCGGGCGTTTTTCGAAGGCGTGGATGCTGATGCCGTCACCGTCTCACCGTATATGGGCTCGGACGCGATCACCCCGTTCCTCGAAACAGAAGGCCGGTGCGCGTTCGTCCTCGTTGCCACCTCAAACCCGAGCGGGCCGGAGCTGCAAGCCCTCGTCGCTGACGGCGAGCCGGTCTATCGGCGCACGGCGCGGCTCGCCGTCGAAGCGGCAGCGGAGCGGCCGGGCGAGGCAGGCTTCGTCGTCGGCGCGACGCGGCCGGAATTGCTGGCCGAGATTCGCGCAGCCCATCCCGATGTGCCCTTCCTCGTGCCCGGCGTCGGCGCGCAGGGCGGCGACGCGGCGGCCGTCGTCGCGGCGGCGGGGTCCGGGCCGCTCCTCGTCAACAGCAGCCGCGGCATCCTCTACGCTTCCGACGGCGACGACTTCGCGGCGGCGGCGCGGCGCGCGACGGAGTCGCTTCGGGAGGCACTCGGCGATCCGAATCGGTAG
- a CDS encoding acyl-CoA dehydrogenase family protein produces the protein MSILSNMKGVAAKDQQMIREAETMMGPEPEEMGFIKNMTWGRIREDLVFPYPEVSAAEKAKADALLQRLDDYLKNEHPAIQIDQEEFIPEWAIDRLFEIGVLGMTIPEQYGGLGLGVASYNRVLERIGRTCGSTAVVVSAHQSIGCKALMLFGTEEQKNEYLPKVAREYLSAFCLSEPQVGSDAAGQETTCRLSDDGTHYILNGEKKWSTSGALAGLFTVMAKHKITDPKTGKTKEGVTALIVTPDMEGVDIFQKNRSKTGIRGTWQARVRFTDVKVPAKQLLHKEGQGLKVALTCLNYGRCTLSAGVTGAAKQARDQATKWVRTRHQFNRPLADFELVQQHVARMAAYCYAMDAMLYMTCGFLDRHDKDIMVETAACKVFCSDYGWKVIDDGMQIMGGEGYVTENEYDRIWRDNRIHRIVEGSNEVMQSFVFAYGGKQLAEYMLGVLNAVEWDEETGTLDNLKRIALSAVNPEIVKKGTPLAAEIFLGKKQRKADVQRLHPALQGQADLLAKHVQTHSREFKLASKRLEETIVTRQVMQARIADNAILMYAWSCVLSKLDMQLRKGERGAAFERDKAAALHFLRLADLQIRENNRGLTRNADQSMVEAAQAQYALTDTQANDEFYIHESSPTDKGTGKPIQTQFVKQFPGDAYIQEGGSLGDGAPATEPANAGDGAPEVKKPAKKS, from the coding sequence ATGTCGATCCTCTCCAACATGAAAGGCGTCGCCGCCAAAGATCAGCAGATGATCCGCGAGGCCGAGACGATGATGGGGCCGGAGCCCGAAGAGATGGGCTTCATCAAGAACATGACGTGGGGCCGCATCCGCGAGGATCTCGTCTTCCCGTACCCCGAGGTTTCCGCCGCCGAGAAGGCCAAGGCCGACGCGCTCCTCCAGCGGCTCGACGACTACCTCAAGAACGAGCACCCCGCGATCCAGATCGACCAGGAAGAATTCATCCCCGAATGGGCCATCGACCGGCTCTTTGAGATCGGCGTGCTCGGCATGACGATCCCCGAGCAGTACGGCGGGCTCGGTCTCGGCGTGGCGAGCTACAACCGCGTCCTCGAACGGATCGGGCGGACGTGCGGCTCGACGGCCGTCGTGGTCTCGGCGCACCAGTCGATCGGCTGCAAGGCGCTGATGCTGTTCGGGACGGAGGAGCAGAAGAACGAGTACCTCCCCAAAGTCGCGCGCGAGTATCTCTCGGCGTTCTGCCTCTCCGAGCCTCAGGTCGGCTCCGACGCCGCCGGGCAGGAGACGACGTGCCGGCTCTCCGACGACGGCACGCACTACATCCTCAACGGCGAGAAGAAGTGGTCCACGTCTGGCGCGCTCGCCGGGCTCTTCACGGTGATGGCAAAGCACAAGATCACCGACCCGAAGACGGGGAAGACGAAGGAGGGCGTCACCGCGCTCATCGTCACGCCGGACATGGAAGGCGTCGACATCTTCCAGAAGAACCGCTCGAAGACGGGCATCCGCGGGACGTGGCAGGCCCGCGTCCGCTTCACCGATGTCAAGGTGCCCGCGAAGCAGCTCCTCCACAAAGAGGGGCAGGGGCTGAAGGTGGCGCTGACGTGCCTCAACTACGGTCGCTGCACGCTCTCGGCCGGCGTCACGGGCGCGGCGAAGCAGGCGCGCGACCAGGCCACGAAGTGGGTCCGCACCCGGCACCAGTTCAACCGCCCCCTCGCCGATTTCGAGCTCGTCCAGCAGCACGTTGCCCGGATGGCGGCCTACTGCTACGCGATGGACGCTATGCTCTACATGACGTGCGGCTTCCTCGACCGGCACGACAAGGACATCATGGTCGAGACCGCTGCCTGCAAGGTGTTCTGCTCCGACTACGGCTGGAAAGTCATCGACGACGGCATGCAGATCATGGGTGGCGAGGGCTACGTCACCGAAAACGAGTACGACCGGATCTGGCGCGACAACCGCATCCACCGGATCGTCGAGGGCTCGAACGAGGTGATGCAGTCGTTCGTCTTCGCCTACGGCGGGAAGCAGCTCGCCGAGTACATGCTCGGCGTGCTCAACGCCGTCGAGTGGGACGAGGAGACGGGCACGCTCGACAACCTCAAGCGGATCGCGCTCAGCGCCGTCAACCCCGAGATCGTAAAGAAGGGGACGCCGCTCGCCGCCGAGATCTTCCTCGGCAAGAAGCAGCGGAAGGCGGACGTGCAGCGGCTCCACCCCGCGCTCCAGGGCCAGGCCGACCTCCTCGCCAAGCATGTCCAGACCCACTCGCGCGAGTTTAAGCTGGCCTCGAAGCGGCTCGAAGAGACGATCGTGACGCGGCAGGTGATGCAGGCGCGGATCGCCGACAACGCGATCCTGATGTACGCGTGGTCGTGCGTCCTCTCGAAGCTCGACATGCAGCTCCGCAAGGGCGAGCGTGGCGCGGCCTTCGAGCGCGACAAGGCGGCGGCGCTCCACTTCCTCCGCCTCGCCGATCTCCAGATCCGCGAGAACAACCGCGGCCTCACACGCAACGCCGACCAGTCGATGGTCGAGGCCGCGCAGGCGCAGTACGCCCTCACCGATACGCAGGCGAACGACGAGTTCTACATCCACGAGTCCTCGCCGACGGACAAGGGCACGGGCAAGCCGATCCAGACGCAGTTCGTCAAGCAGTTCCCCGGCGACGCCTACATCCAGGAGGGTGGCAGCCTCGGCGACGGCGCTCCGGCGACGGAGCCCGCGAACGCCGGCGACGGCGCGCCCGAAGTGAAGAAGCCCGCGAAGAAGTCGTAA
- a CDS encoding DUF2851 family protein, translating into MPTRPPLRYRDVREDHDLLIALHEPDARVQHVPEAVIQDIWRCLRFNHAALTTATGEAVEVWHPGALNTDAGPDFADARICIDGLFWSGDVEIHRTSGEWIEHRHDEDPRYDRVVLHVTLVADRHTGELRRSDGTVLPEIVLYPHLHDGLRTLLHRFYATPKPDFFCAAHWAEVPDTLRRALIQSLGRERIGQRRDALAAAFLTAPDLDTLLFERVLRALGYAKNAEPMEALARAVGLDRLRRLTDRRDVEALLLGAAGLLATPRDLLGADRATADYAVDLRDRFDRLNAIEPIRTLSPTMWKRARLRASSLPVRRIAQAAALVAGGGVLHHDAVLTLVQATMSEQPLAALRALFTEAEPSPFWETHLRLDRPCKPGSARIGRSHADGILLNAVLPGLLLHAEQTADTPLETRVLDLFEQLPAATDTVTRRFERHGTVPANGLEAQGLHQLYRTRCIEGRCLACPAGQHVLGGRRPPEIGVA; encoded by the coding sequence ATGCCCACTCGCCCGCCCCTGCGTTACCGCGACGTCCGCGAAGACCACGACCTCCTCATCGCTCTCCACGAACCCGACGCCCGCGTCCAGCACGTCCCCGAGGCCGTCATTCAGGACATCTGGCGCTGCCTCCGCTTCAACCACGCCGCCCTCACCACGGCGACCGGCGAGGCCGTCGAGGTCTGGCACCCCGGTGCGCTGAACACCGACGCCGGCCCCGACTTCGCCGACGCCCGCATCTGCATCGACGGGCTCTTCTGGTCCGGCGACGTGGAGATCCACCGGACCTCGGGCGAGTGGATCGAGCACCGCCACGACGAAGACCCGCGCTATGACCGCGTCGTGCTCCACGTCACGCTCGTCGCCGACCGCCACACGGGCGAACTCCGCCGCAGCGACGGCACCGTGCTGCCGGAGATCGTGCTCTACCCTCACCTGCACGATGGGCTCCGGACGCTGCTCCACCGGTTTTACGCGACGCCGAAGCCGGATTTCTTCTGCGCGGCGCACTGGGCCGAGGTGCCCGACACCCTCCGCCGCGCCCTGATCCAATCGCTCGGGCGTGAGCGGATCGGTCAGCGGAGAGACGCCCTCGCCGCCGCGTTCCTCACCGCGCCCGACCTCGACACGCTGCTCTTCGAACGTGTGCTCCGCGCCCTCGGCTACGCCAAAAATGCCGAGCCGATGGAAGCCCTCGCCCGCGCCGTCGGGCTCGACCGCCTCCGGCGCCTCACCGACCGGCGCGACGTCGAAGCCCTGTTGCTCGGCGCGGCCGGACTCCTCGCGACGCCACGCGACCTCCTCGGCGCCGACCGCGCTACCGCCGACTACGCCGTCGATCTCCGCGACCGGTTCGACCGACTGAACGCGATTGAGCCCATCCGCACGCTGAGTCCGACGATGTGGAAACGGGCACGGCTCCGCGCAAGCAGCTTACCCGTTCGCCGCATCGCGCAGGCCGCCGCACTCGTCGCTGGGGGCGGGGTTCTCCACCACGACGCCGTGTTGACCCTCGTGCAGGCGACGATGTCGGAGCAGCCGTTGGCAGCGCTGCGGGCCCTGTTCACTGAAGCCGAGCCGTCGCCATTCTGGGAGACGCACCTCCGGCTCGACCGCCCGTGCAAGCCGGGCTCGGCCCGCATCGGCCGGAGCCACGCCGATGGCATCCTCCTCAACGCCGTGCTGCCCGGCCTCCTCCTGCACGCAGAGCAAACGGCCGACACGCCACTAGAAACGCGCGTGCTCGACCTCTTCGAGCAGCTACCAGCCGCGACCGACACGGTTACGCGCCGCTTCGAACGCCACGGCACCGTGCCTGCGAACGGGCTCGAAGCGCAGGGCCTCCACCAACTCTACCGGACGCGGTGCATCGAGGGCCGATGTCTGGCGTGTCCCGCCGGCCAGCACGTTCTCGGCGGCCGCCGGCCGCCGGAGATCGGCGTCGCGTGA
- a CDS encoding antibiotic biosynthesis monooxygenase family protein — protein sequence MLIRTVRMTFRPDALADFLAMFEAVSPTIRNFDGCRHLELWEDARYPNILTTYSHWDSDAALDAYRHSEFFRTTWAQTKRWFAAPTVAHSQSVRIGPV from the coding sequence GTGCTGATCCGCACCGTCCGCATGACCTTCCGCCCCGACGCCCTCGCTGACTTCCTTGCGATGTTCGAGGCCGTCTCGCCCACGATCCGCAACTTCGACGGCTGTCGGCATCTGGAGCTGTGGGAGGATGCGCGCTACCCGAACATCCTCACCACGTACAGCCACTGGGACAGCGACGCCGCGCTCGACGCCTACCGCCACAGCGAGTTCTTCCGCACGACGTGGGCGCAGACGAAGCGGTGGTTCGCCGCCCCGACCGTCGCCCACAGCCAGAGCGTCCGCATCGGACCGGTTTAA
- a CDS encoding DUF4175 family protein: MSEHSRQLLDALRLRLHRARQRVLSAELLFGLVLTLGVLAAALGLGAALEAGLWMGTAARLLFFVAFLLAAAGLVGYLVVRPVLRYFGVLPGLDDQSLAATIGRRFPAVSDRLVNLLDLADGRASDSPSALLDGAVQMLGREIEPVPFERVEDLRPAKQTAPFAAVPLMGLLLFGVFAPAAFTGAVHRLFSPTETFAPPAPFSLVVTPGDVELVRGEDLAIEIALRGRALPRQATLLLGRADEERTDPVRLIADSTGGFRHVVTNVRETLRYRIEAEGVRTDWFTASVVARPTVQRFQVAVRPPTYTRLPPQQLDPNVGDVTGLPGTVVTVLAEIGGVAVDSARVVFDDGTSTRLDVSGERARGEFTLRREGTYRLVLHGENGFENADPIVYTLQTLSDAAPQIRLTAPGADDALTDALRTTVAVRITDDFGFARLRLFWRLADSDDAAFAPIDLPLSNPRLLDQDVAHDWLLRSTGRALTPGDVVEYYVQVWDNDAVAGYKSARTPTYTLRFPSLTEQYEQLDEAGDEAERGLEEMLQDEDETREQFEQLRDELRRKQDTDWEDRRQLENLMERQQALEQQVEQGAQQMEEMLEQMRENDLVSEETMRQYEELQRVMEEIATPELMEALQKLQEAMENLDLPQMMEAMEEFEFNEEQFRERMERALELFEKMKAAQKLDEAAKRAESLAEQEQALQEQTEELEEQQESGELSDEEAQAEQDRLAEEQQRAKEEAEALEQLMKELQEQMEGMQGAPQDQMQQMQEQMESMPEQMQENSEQLQQNQLQDAQQGQQEMQQQLKQMSQQMMQMGQQMQQQKKSANLSGLRRALDDVLTLSYEQETLRSTTTQQSQDSPALRPTAAQQVELSAGLATVSDSLRSLAREVPQMDIEIQRRTGEALREMGQSVSELAERRVPQAAGHQKASMTHLNDLALLLSDLMDQMQNPSSGSGQGTPSMQQMMQQLQQMSGQQQQLNQQLQQMLNDMQGQRLSQDQQGRMQQMRQQQEALRQQLEEMARSGELDAGTKSQLRRIAEEMEEVARQLDGGRISRETRERQQNILTRLLEARESINQRGKKPERESQTGDDRPQSAPGELPPTDEVDRLRRDLIRALESGYAPDYQELIKRYFELLQQRNGS; encoded by the coding sequence ATGAGTGAGCACAGCCGACAACTTCTCGACGCCCTTCGCCTCCGTCTGCACCGCGCCCGCCAGCGCGTGCTCTCCGCGGAGCTGCTGTTCGGGCTCGTGCTCACGCTCGGCGTGCTCGCCGCGGCGCTCGGACTCGGCGCCGCACTCGAAGCCGGGCTGTGGATGGGGACGGCGGCGCGCCTGCTGTTCTTCGTCGCGTTCCTCCTCGCCGCCGCCGGGCTCGTCGGCTACCTCGTCGTCCGCCCCGTGCTCCGGTATTTCGGCGTGCTGCCGGGGCTCGACGACCAATCGCTCGCCGCGACGATCGGGCGGCGCTTCCCCGCCGTGTCGGACCGGCTAGTGAACCTCCTCGACCTCGCCGACGGCCGCGCCTCCGACTCGCCGAGCGCACTCCTCGACGGGGCCGTGCAGATGCTCGGGCGCGAGATCGAGCCCGTCCCGTTCGAGCGCGTCGAGGATCTCCGGCCCGCGAAGCAGACCGCTCCGTTCGCGGCCGTGCCGCTGATGGGCCTCCTCCTCTTCGGCGTCTTCGCCCCCGCAGCATTCACGGGGGCCGTCCACCGCCTGTTCTCCCCGACCGAGACGTTCGCGCCGCCCGCACCGTTCAGCCTCGTCGTCACGCCCGGCGATGTCGAACTCGTGCGCGGCGAAGACCTCGCCATCGAGATCGCCTTGCGCGGGCGGGCGCTGCCGCGTCAGGCCACGCTCCTCCTCGGCCGCGCCGACGAAGAGCGTACCGACCCCGTCCGCCTCATCGCCGACTCGACGGGGGGCTTCCGTCACGTCGTCACGAACGTCCGCGAGACGCTCCGCTACCGCATCGAGGCCGAGGGCGTGCGGACCGATTGGTTCACGGCGTCGGTCGTCGCGCGGCCGACGGTGCAGCGGTTCCAGGTCGCCGTCCGGCCCCCGACGTACACCCGCCTCCCGCCGCAGCAGCTCGACCCGAACGTGGGCGACGTGACCGGCCTCCCCGGCACCGTCGTGACCGTCCTCGCCGAGATCGGCGGCGTCGCTGTGGACTCGGCGCGCGTCGTGTTCGACGACGGGACGAGCACGCGGCTCGACGTATCGGGCGAGCGAGCACGGGGCGAGTTCACGCTCCGCCGCGAGGGGACGTACCGCCTCGTCCTCCACGGCGAGAACGGCTTCGAGAACGCCGACCCCATCGTCTACACGCTCCAGACGCTGAGCGACGCCGCGCCGCAGATCCGCCTCACCGCGCCCGGCGCCGACGACGCCCTCACCGACGCCCTCCGCACGACCGTCGCCGTCCGCATCACCGACGACTTCGGCTTCGCCCGCCTCCGCCTCTTCTGGCGCCTCGCAGACAGCGACGACGCCGCGTTCGCCCCCATCGACCTCCCGCTCTCGAACCCGCGCCTGCTCGATCAGGATGTCGCCCACGACTGGCTCCTCCGCTCGACCGGCCGCGCCCTCACGCCCGGCGACGTCGTCGAGTACTACGTGCAGGTGTGGGACAACGACGCCGTCGCCGGCTACAAATCGGCCCGCACACCGACGTACACCCTCCGCTTCCCCTCCCTCACCGAGCAGTACGAGCAGCTCGACGAGGCCGGCGACGAGGCCGAGCGCGGACTCGAAGAGATGCTGCAAGACGAGGACGAGACGCGCGAGCAGTTCGAGCAGCTCCGCGACGAGCTCCGCCGCAAGCAGGACACCGACTGGGAGGACCGCCGCCAGCTCGAAAACCTCATGGAGCGGCAGCAGGCCCTCGAACAGCAGGTCGAGCAGGGCGCGCAACAGATGGAAGAGATGCTGGAGCAGATGCGCGAGAACGACCTCGTCTCTGAGGAGACGATGCGGCAGTACGAAGAGCTCCAGCGTGTGATGGAGGAGATCGCCACGCCCGAGCTGATGGAGGCGCTGCAAAAGCTGCAGGAGGCGATGGAGAACCTCGACCTCCCGCAGATGATGGAGGCGATGGAGGAGTTCGAGTTCAACGAGGAGCAGTTCCGCGAGCGGATGGAGCGCGCGCTCGAGCTGTTCGAAAAGATGAAGGCCGCGCAGAAGCTCGACGAGGCGGCGAAGCGCGCCGAGTCGCTCGCCGAGCAGGAGCAGGCGTTGCAGGAGCAGACCGAAGAGCTAGAGGAGCAGCAGGAGTCCGGCGAGCTCAGCGACGAGGAAGCGCAGGCCGAGCAGGACCGGCTCGCCGAGGAGCAGCAACGGGCGAAGGAGGAAGCCGAGGCGCTGGAGCAACTCATGAAAGAGCTGCAGGAGCAGATGGAAGGGATGCAGGGCGCGCCGCAGGACCAGATGCAGCAGATGCAGGAGCAGATGGAGTCGATGCCCGAGCAGATGCAGGAGAACAGCGAGCAGCTCCAGCAGAACCAGTTGCAGGACGCGCAGCAGGGCCAGCAGGAGATGCAGCAGCAGCTCAAGCAGATGTCGCAGCAGATGATGCAGATGGGCCAGCAGATGCAGCAGCAGAAGAAGAGCGCGAACCTCTCCGGCCTCCGCCGCGCCCTCGACGACGTGCTGACGCTCTCGTACGAGCAGGAAACCCTCCGCAGCACGACGACCCAGCAGTCGCAGGACAGCCCCGCGCTCCGGCCGACCGCCGCGCAACAGGTCGAGCTCTCGGCCGGGCTCGCCACCGTCAGCGACTCGCTCCGCAGCCTCGCCCGCGAGGTCCCGCAGATGGACATCGAGATCCAGCGGCGCACCGGCGAGGCCCTCCGCGAGATGGGCCAGTCCGTCTCCGAGCTCGCCGAGCGCCGCGTGCCGCAGGCCGCCGGCCACCAGAAGGCGTCGATGACGCACCTCAACGACCTCGCCCTGCTGCTCTCGGACCTCATGGACCAGATGCAGAACCCCTCCTCCGGCTCGGGCCAGGGCACGCCGTCGATGCAGCAGATGATGCAGCAGCTCCAGCAGATGAGCGGCCAGCAGCAGCAGCTCAACCAGCAGCTCCAGCAGATGCTCAACGACATGCAGGGCCAGCGGCTCTCGCAGGACCAGCAGGGCCGGATGCAGCAGATGCGCCAGCAACAGGAGGCGCTCCGTCAGCAACTCGAAGAGATGGCGCGCAGCGGAGAGCTCGACGCCGGAACGAAGAGCCAGCTCCGCCGGATCGCCGAGGAGATGGAAGAAGTCGCGCGGCAGCTCGACGGCGGGCGGATCTCGCGGGAGACGCGCGAGCGCCAGCAGAACATTCTCACCCGCCTCCTCGAAGCCCGCGAGTCGATCAACCAGCGCGGCAAGAAGCCCGAACGCGAGAGCCAGACCGGCGACGACCGCCCGCAGTCCGCCCCCGGCGAGCTACCGCCGACGGACGAAGTCGACCGCCTCCGCCGCGACCTCATCCGCGCGCTCGAAAGCGGCTACGCACCCGACTACCAGGAGCTCATCAAGCGCTACTTCGAACTCCTGCAGCAGCGGAACGGCTCGTGA
- a CDS encoding TonB-dependent receptor, with product MLHISRFWRLMAMAWAMLGGAGVCAAQAPADSLREYDLGEVVVGTGSGERVAPSTLQRIPLAAVDRLDAVGVAQAARLIPAAHVQTNSRGESLVYLRGAGERQVALFFDGALLNIPWDNRIDLGLVPSSVVGGVTVAKGVPSVLWGANVLGGAVNLTSRGLDGDGAFTEATAQGGTSAFAQSVVTHLGRRGTVSYVGSAGYAQRDGLSVPGDFAEAGLSFNQSSDRLRTNTDRRLLHGFGRVAVDLGVRSRVGLSALHVDGEQGVAPEGHLDPAVEPVRFWRYPLWRLSMLILSGEAGLGEATTLRGALWGSRFAQTIAEYDGVAYDRLEGEQDDEDRTLGGRAIVEHRFSPVTLRLGLNALASTHRLRETAVEDGQRSADPPLTYRQGLYSIGLEAEASPVAPLTFTAGLSLDALTAPETGDKPARDPFVDYGVTAGGVYRLDATWALNVAAGRKTRFPTLRELFGEALDRFLVNPDLKPESSLLAEVGVRRSGDALSGEATLFLNRTDDTIDQRRLNDGRRQRVNLSGSRIYGLELAGAVRPFPRVRLDGHLTLLRLRGLDGDGNAVRLSEKPDVIGRLAATYNPGLGPNATAEAVYTGVAFSPDAPGSFARLDPALVLHLRAGYRFAVHAVSAELFARVNNVADSVVLPQLGLPGPGREVQAGVKLAL from the coding sequence ATGCTGCACATTTCACGTTTCTGGCGGCTGATGGCTATGGCATGGGCGATGCTCGGCGGCGCGGGAGTCTGTGCGGCGCAGGCCCCGGCAGATTCGCTGCGGGAGTACGACCTCGGCGAAGTCGTGGTCGGCACGGGGTCGGGCGAGCGCGTGGCGCCGTCGACGCTCCAGCGCATCCCGCTCGCGGCCGTGGACCGGCTCGACGCCGTGGGCGTGGCGCAGGCGGCGCGACTCATCCCAGCCGCCCACGTGCAGACGAACTCGCGCGGCGAATCCCTCGTCTATCTCCGCGGCGCCGGCGAGCGGCAGGTCGCGCTCTTCTTCGACGGCGCCCTCCTCAACATCCCATGGGACAACCGGATCGACCTCGGGCTCGTGCCGAGCAGCGTCGTCGGCGGCGTGACGGTGGCGAAGGGCGTGCCGTCCGTGCTGTGGGGCGCGAACGTGCTAGGCGGCGCCGTCAACCTCACGTCGCGCGGGCTCGACGGCGACGGCGCGTTCACCGAGGCGACGGCGCAGGGTGGGACGTCGGCGTTCGCCCAGAGCGTGGTGACGCACCTCGGGCGCCGCGGCACGGTGTCGTACGTGGGCTCGGCGGGCTACGCACAGCGCGACGGGCTCTCCGTCCCCGGCGATTTCGCTGAAGCCGGGCTCTCGTTCAACCAATCCTCCGATCGCCTCCGCACGAACACGGACCGGCGCCTTCTGCACGGCTTCGGCCGCGTCGCCGTCGATCTCGGCGTCCGCTCTCGCGTCGGGCTCTCCGCACTCCACGTCGACGGTGAGCAAGGGGTCGCGCCCGAGGGGCACCTCGATCCGGCCGTGGAGCCCGTCCGTTTCTGGCGCTACCCGCTGTGGCGGTTGTCGATGCTCATCCTCAGCGGCGAGGCCGGGCTCGGCGAGGCGACGACGCTGCGGGGCGCGCTCTGGGGCAGCCGGTTCGCACAGACGATCGCCGAGTACGATGGCGTCGCCTACGACCGGCTCGAAGGCGAGCAGGACGACGAGGACCGGACCCTCGGGGGTCGCGCCATCGTCGAACACCGGTTCTCGCCGGTCACGCTCCGGCTCGGGCTCAATGCCCTCGCATCGACGCATCGGCTGCGGGAAACGGCAGTGGAGGACGGGCAGCGGAGCGCAGACCCGCCGTTGACCTATCGACAGGGACTCTACAGCATCGGGCTCGAAGCCGAGGCGTCGCCCGTCGCCCCGCTCACGTTCACAGCCGGGCTCAGCCTCGACGCGCTCACGGCACCGGAGACGGGCGATAAGCCGGCCCGTGACCCGTTCGTCGACTACGGCGTCACGGCCGGTGGCGTCTATCGGCTCGATGCGACGTGGGCGCTCAACGTAGCCGCCGGCCGCAAAACGCGATTTCCGACGCTGCGCGAACTCTTCGGCGAAGCGCTCGACCGGTTCCTCGTCAACCCCGACCTGAAGCCCGAATCGTCCCTGCTTGCCGAAGTCGGCGTGCGGCGGAGCGGTGATGCGCTCTCCGGCGAAGCGACCCTTTTCCTGAACCGCACCGACGATACGATCGATCAGCGGCGGCTGAACGACGGGCGGCGGCAGCGCGTCAACCTCAGTGGGAGCCGCATCTACGGCCTCGAACTGGCCGGGGCCGTGCGCCCGTTCCCGCGCGTTCGCCTCGACGGACACCTCACGCTGCTCCGCCTCCGTGGGCTCGACGGCGACGGGAACGCGGTCCGCCTCTCCGAGAAGCCTGACGTCATAGGTCGTCTCGCCGCGACGTACAACCCCGGCCTCGGCCCGAACGCGACGGCCGAAGCTGTGTACACCGGCGTCGCCTTTTCGCCCGACGCCCCCGGCTCGTTCGCCCGCCTCGACCCGGCGCTCGTGCTCCACCTCCGGGCCGGCTATCGCTTCGCCGTGCACGCCGTGTCGGCCGAACTCTTCGCCCGCGTCAACAACGTCGCCGACTCGGTCGTGCTCCCCCAACTCGGGCTGCCCGGGCCGGGCCGCGAGGTGCAGGCAGGCGTCAAGCTGGCGCTTTAG
- a CDS encoding ABC transporter ATP-binding protein produces the protein MPVFSADALHVSLDGRPILHELTFTVEPETWTALVGPNGSGKTTLLRTLGALLPYSGTLTLDGQPVRSWKPRDLAQRLAFVRQSPSLAFDFTVEEFVLLGRAPHHGWLEGFSAGDRQRVRAALAELDLLGFADRALDTLSGGEQQRVQLAQAIAQEAGVLLLDEPTAHLDVHHQFDGMDRVAALTPRRTVVAAFHDLAFAARYADRLLVLDGGRIVADGPPAAVLTPDLIRSVFRMKADVVAAPDRPLDIRYLAPV, from the coding sequence ATGCCGGTCTTTTCCGCCGACGCGCTCCACGTCTCCCTCGACGGCCGACCCATCCTGCACGAGCTCACCTTCACGGTCGAGCCAGAGACGTGGACGGCGCTCGTCGGGCCGAACGGGAGCGGGAAGACGACGCTGCTGCGGACGCTCGGCGCGCTCCTCCCCTATTCGGGCACGCTCACGCTCGACGGGCAGCCGGTCCGCTCGTGGAAGCCGCGCGACCTCGCGCAACGGCTCGCGTTCGTCCGCCAGAGCCCGTCGCTCGCGTTCGACTTCACCGTCGAGGAGTTCGTCCTCCTCGGCCGGGCCCCGCACCACGGCTGGCTCGAAGGCTTCTCGGCCGGGGACCGCCAGCGCGTCCGCGCCGCCCTCGCCGAACTCGACCTCCTCGGCTTCGCCGACCGCGCGCTCGACACCCTCTCCGGCGGCGAGCAGCAGCGCGTCCAGCTCGCCCAGGCGATCGCGCAGGAAGCCGGCGTCCTCCTCCTCGACGAGCCCACGGCCCACCTCGACGTCCACCACCAGTTCGACGGGATGGACCGCGTCGCCGCGCTCACGCCGCGTCGCACCGTCGTCGCCGCCTTCCACGACCTCGCCTTCGCCGCTCGCTACGCCGACCGTCTCCTCGTGCTCGACGGCGGCCGGATCGTGGCCGACGGCCCACCCGCCGCCGTGCTCACCCCGGACCTCATCCGCTCCGTCTTCCGTATGAAGGCCGACGTGGTCGCCGCCCCGGACCGCCCGCTCGACATCCGCTACCTAGCGCCTGTGTGA